The Candidatus Kapaibacterium sp. genome has a segment encoding these proteins:
- a CDS encoding acyl-CoA dehydrogenase family protein, which produces MSFALSSEQEAIRRMVREFAEDKIRPVAAYYDETQEFPHELFAEMGKLGLLGILVPQEYGGAGLGYMEFALIVEELARVCPAIALSVAAHNGLCTNHILSFGSEELKARYLPALASGQAIGAWALTEPNSGSDAASLRTTAVREGDIYILNGSKSFTTHGGVGSIAVVMAVTDPSRGKHGISAFVVEKGTEGFRAGKKENKLGMRASDTTTLSLENVRVPASNLIGAEGDGYRQALLILDGGRISIAALGVGLAQGAFEAALRYATERQQFGTPLVEFQAIQMKLARLSMEIEAARLLTYRAAWRRQQGLSVRLEAAQAKLFASELAVRAAEEAIQIFGGYGYIKDYPVEKLYRDAKLLTIGEGTSEIQRFVIARQLIRNYSLNGSL; this is translated from the coding sequence ATTTCCTTCGCACTCAGCAGCGAGCAAGAAGCCATCCGCCGGATGGTCCGGGAATTCGCCGAGGACAAGATTCGCCCTGTAGCTGCCTACTACGACGAGACGCAGGAGTTCCCCCACGAGCTCTTCGCTGAGATGGGCAAGCTCGGCCTCCTGGGGATTTTAGTGCCACAGGAGTATGGAGGCGCTGGGCTGGGTTACATGGAGTTCGCTCTGATTGTAGAGGAGCTGGCTCGGGTCTGCCCAGCTATCGCTCTGAGCGTTGCGGCCCACAATGGCCTCTGCACCAACCACATTCTCAGCTTCGGCTCCGAAGAGCTCAAAGCCCGCTACCTTCCAGCATTAGCTAGCGGACAGGCCATAGGGGCATGGGCCCTCACAGAGCCTAACTCTGGTTCCGATGCTGCCAGTTTACGCACTACCGCGGTCAGAGAAGGGGATATCTACATCCTCAACGGTTCCAAGAGCTTCACTACCCACGGCGGCGTCGGCTCGATAGCAGTAGTGATGGCCGTGACCGATCCCAGTCGTGGTAAGCACGGGATCTCCGCCTTCGTCGTGGAGAAGGGTACCGAGGGCTTCCGTGCGGGCAAGAAGGAGAACAAGCTAGGCATGCGAGCAAGCGATACGACGACCCTTTCGCTGGAGAATGTCCGCGTTCCTGCATCCAATCTCATCGGTGCAGAAGGTGATGGCTACCGCCAAGCCCTGCTCATCCTTGATGGCGGACGCATCAGCATTGCTGCTCTTGGGGTTGGCTTGGCTCAAGGGGCCTTTGAGGCTGCCTTGCGCTACGCCACAGAACGCCAACAGTTCGGTACCCCACTTGTGGAGTTCCAAGCCATCCAGATGAAGCTGGCTCGGCTATCCATGGAGATAGAGGCAGCCCGACTCCTAACCTACCGAGCTGCATGGCGTCGGCAGCAAGGCCTCTCCGTCCGTCTGGAGGCAGCGCAAGCAAAGCTCTTTGCAAGCGAGCTTGCAGTGCGCGCGGCCGAAGAAGCTATCCAGATCTTCGGCGGCTACGGCTACATCAAGGACTACCCCGTGGAGAAGCTCTACCGCGATGCCAAGCTGCTGACGATCGGCGAGGGGACTAGCGAAATCCAGCGCTTCGTCATCGCTCGCCAGCTCATCCGGAATTACTCCCTGAACGGCAGCCTGTGA